One genomic region from Mycobacterium basiliense encodes:
- a CDS encoding TIGR02234 family membrane protein, producing the protein MPDDGSDRRGLRRNRLFLGGAQLLLVIAAGGLWAASRLPWVAIRSFDGLGPPKELRLSGGTWSTALLPLAILLLAAAVAALAVRGWRLRGLAALLALASFAVGYLGLSLWVVPDVAVRGAELVHIPLMTLVGSGRHYWGAAITVASAVCTLVAATLLMRSASLFQSGHPTTIKYATPAARRSLAQRVEAGEDTEAVGPASTPDMSERMIWDALDEGHDPTDRPKESDTEGR; encoded by the coding sequence GTGCCTGATGACGGATCCGACCGACGAGGTCTGCGGCGTAACCGGCTATTCCTTGGCGGCGCCCAGTTGCTGTTGGTGATTGCGGCCGGGGGCTTGTGGGCGGCGTCCCGGCTGCCGTGGGTTGCTATCCGGTCGTTCGACGGGTTGGGGCCGCCCAAAGAGCTGAGGCTGTCTGGCGGGACGTGGTCGACGGCCCTGCTGCCGCTGGCGATATTGCTGCTGGCCGCAGCGGTCGCGGCGCTGGCGGTTCGGGGCTGGCGGCTACGGGGGCTAGCGGCGCTGCTGGCGTTGGCGAGCTTTGCGGTCGGCTATCTCGGCCTCAGCCTGTGGGTCGTTCCTGATGTCGCGGTGCGAGGCGCAGAACTCGTCCACATCCCGCTGATGACGCTGGTCGGCAGCGGACGGCACTATTGGGGGGCCGCGATTACGGTGGCCTCCGCCGTGTGCACCCTGGTCGCCGCCACTTTGTTGATGCGTTCGGCTTCGCTTTTCCAATCGGGTCATCCGACTACCATCAAATACGCGACGCCGGCAGCACGCCGCTCGCTGGCGCAGCGTGTTGAGGCCGGTGAGGACACCGAAGCGGTCGGGCCCGCCAGCACGCCGGACATGTCGGAGCGCATGATTTGGGATGCTCTGGACGAAGGACACGATCCGACGGATCGACCCAAAGAGTCCGACACCGAGGGTCGGTGA
- the trpC gene encoding indole-3-glycerol phosphate synthase TrpC: MSPATVLDSILEGVRADVAAREALVSLEEIKAAAAAAPPPLDVLAALRQPGIGVIAEVKRASPSAGTLAPITDAALLAQAYQDGGARIISVLTEGRRFQGSLDDLDVVRAAVSIPVLRKDFVVQPYQIHEARAHGADMLLLIVAALDQSALVSMLDRTESLGMTALVEVHTEQEADRALKAGAKVIGVNARDLATLSVDRDCFARIAPGLPSNVIRIAESGVRGTADLLAYAGAGADAVLVGEGLVKSGDPRAAVADLVTAGTHPSCPKPAR; this comes from the coding sequence ATGAGCCCGGCAACCGTGCTTGACTCCATTCTCGAGGGAGTTCGGGCCGACGTTGCGGCACGCGAAGCACTGGTCAGCCTGGAGGAGATCAAGGCGGCCGCCGCGGCGGCGCCACCGCCACTCGACGTGCTGGCCGCCCTGCGCCAACCGGGTATCGGGGTCATCGCGGAAGTTAAGCGGGCCAGTCCGTCTGCCGGCACCCTGGCACCTATCACCGACGCGGCCCTGTTGGCACAGGCCTACCAGGACGGTGGCGCCCGGATCATCAGCGTTTTGACCGAAGGGCGACGCTTTCAAGGCTCACTCGACGACCTCGATGTGGTGCGAGCCGCCGTCTCCATTCCGGTACTGCGCAAAGACTTTGTGGTGCAGCCGTATCAGATACACGAGGCACGTGCGCACGGCGCCGACATGCTGTTGCTTATCGTTGCCGCTTTGGACCAGTCGGCACTGGTGTCGATGCTGGACCGCACGGAATCCCTGGGTATGACCGCGCTCGTGGAAGTGCACACCGAACAAGAAGCCGACCGAGCGCTGAAAGCTGGCGCCAAGGTAATCGGTGTCAACGCCCGCGATCTGGCGACCCTGTCAGTCGATCGCGATTGTTTCGCACGAATCGCTCCCGGACTGCCCAGCAACGTGATCAGGATTGCCGAATCAGGGGTGCGCGGCACTGCTGACCTATTGGCATACGCGGGCGCGGGGGCTGACGCAGTACTGGTGGGCGAAGGTCTGGTCAAGAGCGGTGACCCACGTGCGGCGGTTGCCGATCTGGTCACCGCGGGTACCCACCCGTCCTGCCCCAAACCGGCTCGCTAG
- a CDS encoding calcium:proton antiporter, which translates to MFKSLSWNLLAPLLAFIALAVTWGERIGPVLGLLDAVLLAAAVLAAVHHAEVVAHRVGEPLGSLVLAVAVTVIEVALIVTLMASGGHDADTLARDTVFAAVMITTNGIAGLSLLIGSLHYRVAMFNAHGSGTALATVTTLATLSLVLPTFTTTHPGAEFSPGQLGFAAVTSMGLYLLFVFTQTVRHRDFFLPVAQKGATKDDSHADPPSTPAALTSLGLLLVALVAVVGLAKMESPIIERAVAAAGFPQSFVGVVIAMLVLLPETLAAVRAARQGRVQISLNLAYGSAMASIGLTIPTIALASLWISGPLILGLGSTELVLLVLTVVVSVLTVVPGRATRLQGEVHLVLLAAYLFLAIVP; encoded by the coding sequence ATGTTCAAGAGCCTGTCCTGGAACCTGTTGGCACCGCTGCTTGCGTTCATTGCGTTGGCAGTGACGTGGGGCGAGCGAATTGGACCCGTGTTGGGTTTGCTGGATGCGGTGCTGCTTGCCGCTGCGGTGCTGGCGGCCGTCCATCATGCCGAGGTGGTCGCGCATCGGGTCGGGGAGCCGCTCGGTTCGCTGGTCCTTGCCGTCGCCGTCACCGTTATCGAGGTCGCCCTGATTGTCACGCTGATGGCGTCCGGCGGGCACGACGCGGACACGCTTGCGCGCGACACGGTGTTCGCCGCGGTGATGATCACCACCAATGGGATAGCCGGCTTGTCGTTGCTGATAGGTTCGCTGCACTACCGCGTGGCCATGTTCAACGCACATGGCAGCGGCACCGCGCTGGCTACCGTCACCACCTTGGCCACCCTGAGTCTGGTGCTGCCCACATTCACCACCACACACCCAGGGGCGGAGTTCTCGCCCGGCCAGCTCGGGTTTGCCGCGGTCACCTCAATGGGGCTTTATCTGCTGTTTGTGTTCACCCAAACCGTTCGTCATCGCGACTTTTTCCTCCCGGTTGCGCAAAAAGGCGCAACAAAGGATGACAGTCACGCCGACCCGCCGAGCACTCCGGCGGCCCTGACCAGCCTGGGGTTGTTGTTGGTCGCCCTGGTCGCGGTGGTGGGACTGGCGAAGATGGAGTCGCCCATCATCGAGCGTGCGGTTGCGGCGGCCGGATTTCCGCAGTCGTTCGTCGGTGTGGTGATCGCCATGTTGGTGCTCCTTCCGGAGACACTCGCTGCCGTGCGCGCGGCCCGACAGGGGCGTGTCCAGATCAGCCTCAACCTGGCGTACGGCTCGGCGATGGCCAGCATTGGACTCACCATCCCGACCATCGCGCTGGCGTCGCTATGGATCAGCGGTCCGTTGATACTCGGGCTCGGCTCTACCGAATTGGTGCTGTTGGTGCTAACCGTGGTGGTCAGCGTATTGACGGTGGTACCCGGGCGAGCGACCAGGCTGCAGGGGGAGGTGCATCTAGTGTTGCTGGCCGCATATTTGTTTCTTGCGATCGTCCCGTAA
- the trpA gene encoding tryptophan synthase subunit alpha — MMTVEQCEASRLGPVFDSCRAENRAALIGYLPTGYPNVATSVQAMQTLVESGCDIIEVGVPYSDPGMDGPTIQRATEAALSGGVRARDALTAVEAISKAGGSAVVMTYWNPVLRYGVDAFARDLASAGGRGLITPDLIPDEAQQWLAASNEHQLDRIFLVAPSSTPERLAATVGASRGFVYAASTMGVTGARDAVSQAAPELVGRVRAVSDIPVGVGLGVRSKEQAAQIGGYADGVIVGSALVSALGDGLPSLSALTQKLAAGVRQRMSA; from the coding sequence ATGATGACGGTCGAACAATGCGAAGCCAGTAGGCTGGGCCCGGTTTTCGATTCGTGCCGGGCAGAAAATCGTGCGGCGCTGATCGGTTATCTGCCCACCGGCTATCCCAACGTCGCCACATCGGTGCAAGCGATGCAGACCCTTGTCGAATCAGGTTGCGACATAATCGAAGTCGGTGTGCCATATTCGGACCCGGGTATGGACGGCCCTACTATCCAACGGGCCACCGAGGCCGCGCTGAGTGGGGGAGTGCGGGCTCGCGATGCCTTGACTGCCGTCGAGGCGATCAGCAAGGCCGGTGGCAGTGCGGTGGTGATGACGTATTGGAACCCGGTGCTGCGCTACGGGGTGGATGCGTTTGCCCGGGATTTGGCCTCAGCCGGTGGACGAGGGTTGATCACTCCCGATCTGATTCCAGACGAAGCGCAACAGTGGTTGGCGGCATCCAATGAACATCAACTCGACCGCATTTTCCTCGTCGCACCATCATCGACTCCCGAGCGGTTGGCCGCCACCGTTGGGGCGTCACGGGGCTTCGTCTATGCGGCGTCGACAATGGGGGTGACCGGGGCGCGCGATGCGGTGTCGCAGGCCGCTCCCGAACTGGTGGGGAGGGTGAGGGCGGTGTCTGACATACCGGTCGGTGTTGGTCTGGGCGTGCGGTCCAAGGAACAGGCCGCGCAGATCGGGGGCTACGCCGACGGTGTGATTGTCGGCTCCGCGCTGGTGTCGGCACTCGGTGACGGTCTTCCCAGCTTGAGCGCGCTGACTCAAAAGCTGGCCGCCGGTGTGCGCCAGAGGATGTCGGCATGA
- a CDS encoding prolipoprotein diacylglyceryl transferase, whose protein sequence is MTVSWLAYFPSPPRGVWYLGPLPIRAYALFIITGILVALVISDRRFVARGGEHGVAYDIALWMVPLGLIGGRLYHLATDWQTYFGQGGAGFGAALRIWDGGLGIWGAVALGAVGAWIGCRRRGIPLPAFLDAVAPGVVLAQAIGRLGNYFNQELYGRETTLPWGLEIFYRRDPSGFVDVHSLDGVSTGQVAVVVQPTFLYELIWNVLVFAVLIYLDRRFAIGHGRLFGLYVAFYCVGRFCVELLRDDAATHIAGIRINSFTSTFVFIGAVVYVMLAPKGREDPATVRGSTEVVHDAVEFEPAAVASDSAATVAAPTAEADDGSAAEAGESGPDAEVVEPETASAPVEDQDEDQDVVPAEVEASDTDVPEAPETEVTEAGEAEDDVHQAEAEADAEAAEALELDADEPQVASAEATADPQGSEVEPAEEELEPVAGSAEVQRPELAEHGEAEDVAADDAEAEGREAGGDEAEGGEPAEVDPEFVESEVGQAGDVESDIGDVASDVAEPQPEETQAGVDEAATTEDGPAADEVQAVEGDLAGAEEDQAEPGQDEPAKAAEPGHPEPDQPPADEANADERAVPEDAEPPESQAAPAESTDAGASGDFEQDAEPAAEVDIADVSERAPGGDEEETPSPTGEVVPDSADSTRQPWRSRLRNWRRRTRQ, encoded by the coding sequence ATGACGGTGAGCTGGCTGGCATATTTTCCGAGCCCGCCTCGCGGTGTCTGGTACCTCGGCCCGCTGCCGATTCGTGCGTACGCATTGTTCATCATCACCGGCATCCTGGTCGCCCTGGTCATTAGTGACCGACGCTTCGTCGCTCGCGGCGGTGAGCATGGTGTCGCCTACGACATCGCTTTGTGGATGGTGCCGTTGGGTTTGATCGGTGGCCGCCTATATCACCTGGCCACCGATTGGCAGACCTACTTCGGCCAGGGTGGTGCCGGGTTTGGTGCGGCACTGCGAATCTGGGACGGGGGCTTGGGCATCTGGGGTGCGGTGGCACTGGGTGCCGTCGGTGCGTGGATCGGCTGTCGACGACGCGGGATACCCCTGCCGGCCTTCTTGGACGCCGTTGCTCCCGGGGTGGTGTTGGCACAGGCCATCGGCCGGCTCGGAAACTACTTCAATCAGGAGTTATACGGCCGGGAGACCACGCTGCCTTGGGGTCTGGAGATTTTCTACCGTCGTGACCCGTCGGGATTCGTCGACGTTCATTCGCTTGATGGCGTCTCGACGGGCCAGGTCGCAGTGGTGGTGCAGCCAACGTTCCTCTACGAATTGATTTGGAACGTTTTGGTATTCGCCGTATTGATCTACCTCGACCGTCGTTTCGCAATCGGTCACGGCCGACTGTTCGGGCTCTATGTGGCCTTTTATTGTGTCGGCCGATTCTGCGTCGAGTTGCTCCGCGATGACGCCGCGACACATATCGCCGGGATCCGGATTAATTCCTTTACATCGACTTTCGTGTTTATCGGCGCCGTGGTGTACGTGATGTTGGCACCAAAGGGGCGCGAGGATCCGGCGACGGTGCGAGGCAGCACCGAAGTTGTCCATGATGCGGTGGAGTTCGAACCCGCGGCGGTCGCGTCGGATTCCGCTGCGACCGTCGCGGCCCCCACCGCCGAGGCGGATGACGGCTCCGCAGCCGAAGCCGGGGAATCGGGACCGGATGCGGAGGTCGTCGAGCCGGAAACGGCATCGGCCCCAGTCGAGGACCAAGACGAGGACCAAGACGTTGTCCCGGCGGAAGTCGAAGCGAGTGACACTGACGTGCCGGAAGCTCCCGAGACCGAGGTGACGGAGGCTGGGGAGGCAGAGGACGATGTCCACCAGGCTGAGGCTGAGGCTGACGCTGAGGCAGCAGAAGCCCTTGAACTCGATGCCGACGAGCCGCAGGTTGCGTCCGCTGAAGCGACGGCTGACCCGCAGGGATCCGAGGTTGAGCCGGCCGAGGAGGAACTTGAGCCGGTAGCCGGATCGGCTGAGGTCCAACGGCCTGAACTAGCAGAGCACGGCGAGGCCGAGGATGTCGCGGCCGATGACGCGGAAGCTGAGGGTCGCGAGGCAGGGGGCGACGAGGCCGAAGGCGGCGAACCCGCGGAGGTCGATCCCGAGTTCGTTGAGAGCGAGGTCGGCCAGGCTGGCGACGTCGAATCTGACATCGGCGACGTTGCATCCGACGTTGCCGAGCCTCAGCCCGAGGAGACCCAAGCCGGAGTCGACGAGGCGGCCACGACGGAGGACGGGCCGGCTGCCGACGAGGTGCAGGCTGTCGAGGGTGACCTCGCCGGAGCCGAGGAAGACCAGGCTGAACCCGGGCAAGACGAGCCCGCAAAGGCCGCGGAACCTGGGCACCCCGAACCCGACCAGCCGCCAGCCGACGAAGCCAACGCTGACGAGCGGGCCGTACCGGAAGACGCCGAGCCCCCTGAATCTCAGGCTGCGCCCGCCGAGTCCACCGACGCGGGGGCATCAGGGGACTTCGAGCAGGACGCCGAGCCCGCCGCCGAGGTTGACATCGCGGACGTCTCGGAGCGAGCGCCCGGTGGTGACGAGGAGGAAACCCCGAGTCCCACAGGGGAAGTGGTGCCGGACAGCGCCGACTCGACACGACAGCCTTGGCGCTCGCGCCTGAGAAATTGGCGGCGAAGGACCAGGCAATAG
- the trpB gene encoding tryptophan synthase subunit beta has translation MADLSLPDLPRTSAAITERTRHDPDSGGHFGVYGGRYVPEALMAVIEEVTVAYEKERVDQDFLDNLDKLQAHYAGRPSPLYEANRLGEHAGSARIFLKREDLNHTGSHKINNVLGQALLARRMGKTRVIAETGAGQHGVATATACALLGLECIIYMGAVDTARQALNVARMRLLGAEVVSVETGSKTLKDAINEAFRDWVTNAETTYYCFGTAAGPHPFPTMVRDFQRIIGLETRVQIQDRVGRLPDAVVACVGGGSNAIGIFHAFLDDPAVRLVGYEAAGDGVETGRHAATFTGGSPGAFQGSYSYLLQDEDGQTIESHSISAGLDYPGVGPEHALLRDAGRVTYQPITDAEAMEAFGLLCRMEGIIPAIESAHAVAGALKLGRELGRDSVIVVNLSGRGDKDVETAAKWFGLLAPDDDENKSAR, from the coding sequence ATGGCCGACCTATCCCTCCCCGACCTGCCGCGCACCAGCGCCGCCATCACCGAACGAACCCGCCACGATCCTGATTCGGGCGGTCACTTCGGCGTCTACGGGGGCCGCTACGTTCCCGAGGCGCTGATGGCGGTGATCGAGGAGGTCACCGTCGCCTATGAGAAAGAACGCGTCGACCAGGATTTTCTGGACAATCTGGATAAGTTGCAGGCGCACTATGCCGGTCGGCCGTCGCCACTGTATGAAGCAAACAGGCTTGGCGAGCACGCCGGCTCGGCGCGAATCTTCCTAAAGCGAGAAGACTTAAACCACACGGGTTCTCACAAGATCAACAACGTGCTGGGTCAGGCACTGCTGGCGCGCAGGATGGGCAAGACCCGGGTGATCGCCGAGACAGGTGCCGGCCAGCATGGAGTAGCCACCGCCACCGCATGCGCCCTGCTCGGTTTGGAGTGCATCATCTACATGGGAGCTGTCGACACCGCACGGCAGGCACTTAACGTGGCCAGGATGCGACTGCTCGGCGCCGAGGTGGTCTCGGTGGAGACCGGTTCGAAAACACTCAAAGACGCCATCAATGAGGCTTTCCGGGACTGGGTCACCAACGCCGAAACTACGTACTACTGCTTTGGCACTGCGGCCGGGCCCCACCCGTTCCCCACGATGGTGCGCGACTTTCAGCGAATCATCGGCCTGGAGACACGCGTGCAGATCCAGGATCGGGTGGGCAGGCTGCCGGATGCCGTGGTGGCCTGCGTCGGGGGAGGATCCAATGCCATTGGTATCTTTCATGCTTTTCTCGACGATCCCGCGGTCCGGCTGGTCGGCTACGAGGCTGCTGGCGACGGTGTTGAAACCGGGCGACATGCGGCGACGTTCACCGGTGGTTCACCCGGTGCGTTCCAGGGCTCGTATTCCTACCTGCTGCAGGACGAGGACGGGCAGACGATCGAATCCCATTCGATCTCAGCCGGTCTGGACTATCCCGGAGTCGGCCCGGAACATGCGTTGCTCCGAGACGCCGGGCGGGTCACCTATCAGCCGATCACGGATGCCGAGGCGATGGAGGCATTCGGCCTGTTGTGTCGGATGGAAGGGATCATCCCCGCTATCGAGTCCGCGCATGCGGTGGCCGGCGCCCTCAAGCTCGGCCGTGAGCTGGGGAGGGATTCGGTTATCGTGGTGAATCTGTCGGGGCGGGGCGACAAGGACGTCGAGACGGCGGCGAAGTGGTTCGGATTGTTGGCACCCGACGACGATGAGAACAAGTCGGCGAGATGA
- the hisI gene encoding phosphoribosyl-AMP cyclohydrolase encodes MTLDPAIAARLKRNADGLFAAVVQERGSGDVLMVAWMDDDALARTLQTREATYYSRSRREQWVKGSTSGHTQHVHSVRLDCDGDTVLLSVDQVGGACHTGAHSCFDADVLLEPED; translated from the coding sequence ATGACGCTCGATCCAGCCATCGCGGCCCGCCTCAAACGAAACGCTGACGGACTGTTCGCTGCTGTGGTTCAGGAGCGCGGCAGCGGCGACGTTTTGATGGTCGCATGGATGGACGATGACGCATTGGCGCGCACCCTGCAAACTCGGGAGGCAACCTACTATTCGCGGTCCCGTCGCGAACAATGGGTCAAAGGCTCGACTTCGGGGCATACCCAGCACGTCCATTCGGTGCGTCTGGACTGCGACGGGGACACCGTGCTGCTTTCGGTTGACCAGGTCGGCGGCGCATGCCACACCGGTGCGCACAGTTGCTTCGACGCCGACGTGCTGCTGGAACCAGAGGACTAG
- a CDS encoding peroxiredoxin, with protein MKIGDSVADFELPDQTGTPRKLSALLSDGPVVLFFYPAAMTPGCTKEACHFRDLAAEFAAVGANRVGISADSVEKQAKFADMQHFDYPLLSDTEGIVASQFGVKRGLLGKLMPVKRTTFVIGTDQTVLNVISSEFSMDSHADKALETLRART; from the coding sequence ATGAAAATTGGTGACAGCGTGGCCGACTTCGAGCTTCCCGATCAGACGGGCACGCCACGCAAGCTGAGCGCTCTTCTTTCCGACGGGCCGGTGGTGCTGTTCTTCTACCCCGCAGCGATGACCCCGGGATGCACCAAAGAAGCCTGTCATTTCCGCGACTTGGCCGCAGAATTCGCCGCCGTCGGCGCCAACCGGGTCGGCATCAGCGCCGATTCCGTTGAGAAACAGGCCAAATTTGCCGACATGCAGCATTTCGACTACCCGCTGCTGTCTGACACCGAGGGCATCGTCGCCAGCCAGTTCGGCGTCAAGCGCGGACTGCTTGGCAAACTGATGCCGGTCAAAAGAACGACGTTTGTCATCGGCACGGACCAGACGGTGCTCAACGTGATCTCCAGCGAGTTCAGCATGGACAGCCACGCCGACAAGGCACTGGAGACACTGCGCGCGCGGACCTAG
- a CDS encoding anthranilate synthase component I: MHPNLASTITREGFRALAAEHRVVPVTRKVLADSETPLSAYRKLAANRPGTFLLESAENGRSWSRWSFIGAGAPTALTVRDGEAVWLGAVPKDAPTGGDPLRALQATLDLLATAAPSWSEPGLPPLSGGMVGFFAYDMVRRLERLPELAIDDLQLPDMLLLLATDLAAVDHHEGTITLIANAVNWNGTDERVDWAYDDAIARLDVMTVALDQSLPSTVATFSKPEPQYRAQRTVEEYSKIVDYLVEQIAAGEAFQVVPSQRFEVDTDVAPIDVYRMLRVTNPSPYMYLLNVPKSDGTIDFSIVGSSPEALVTVHDGRATTHPIAGTRWRGQNEEEDQLLEKELLADEKELAEHLMLVDLGRNDLGRVCTPGTVRVEDYSHIERYSHVMHLVSTVTGLLGRGYTALDAVTACFPAGTLSGAPKVRAMELIEEVEKTRRGLYGGVVGYLDFAGNADFAIAIRTALIRNGTAYVQAGGGVVADSNGHYEYNEARNKARAVLSAIAAAETLASPDAGRSA; this comes from the coding sequence ATGCACCCCAACCTCGCCTCCACGATTACACGGGAGGGTTTCCGGGCGCTGGCGGCAGAGCACCGGGTGGTTCCGGTGACTCGCAAGGTCTTGGCAGACAGCGAAACTCCGCTATCTGCGTACCGCAAGCTCGCCGCCAACCGTCCGGGGACGTTCTTGCTCGAATCGGCCGAGAATGGGCGGTCGTGGTCACGCTGGTCGTTTATCGGTGCCGGGGCGCCAACGGCGTTGACCGTGCGCGATGGGGAGGCGGTATGGCTAGGCGCAGTGCCGAAGGATGCGCCAACCGGCGGGGATCCATTGCGTGCGCTGCAGGCGACGCTGGATCTGCTGGCCACAGCGGCCCCCAGTTGGTCCGAGCCGGGGCTGCCGCCACTGTCGGGCGGCATGGTTGGGTTCTTCGCCTACGACATGGTGCGCCGGCTGGAACGATTGCCGGAGCTAGCTATCGATGACCTCCAGTTGCCGGACATGCTGTTACTGCTGGCAACCGATTTAGCAGCGGTCGATCACCATGAGGGCACAATCACCCTGATCGCCAACGCGGTCAATTGGAACGGTACCGACGAACGTGTCGACTGGGCCTACGACGACGCCATTGCGCGATTGGACGTGATGACAGTGGCGTTGGATCAGTCACTGCCGTCGACGGTCGCCACGTTCAGCAAACCGGAGCCGCAATACCGTGCGCAGCGCACCGTCGAGGAGTACAGCAAGATCGTCGACTACCTCGTCGAGCAGATCGCGGCGGGTGAAGCCTTTCAGGTAGTACCCTCCCAGCGTTTTGAGGTGGACACCGATGTCGCCCCGATCGATGTCTATCGAATGCTGCGGGTGACCAACCCCAGCCCCTACATGTATCTCCTCAATGTGCCGAAGAGCGATGGCACAATTGACTTTTCGATCGTTGGGTCCAGTCCGGAGGCATTGGTTACCGTCCATGACGGTCGCGCGACCACGCACCCTATCGCCGGAACGCGGTGGCGCGGGCAAAACGAGGAAGAGGACCAGCTCCTGGAGAAGGAGTTGCTGGCCGACGAAAAGGAATTGGCTGAGCATCTGATGCTGGTCGATTTGGGTCGCAACGACCTCGGCCGGGTCTGCACGCCGGGCACCGTTCGCGTTGAGGACTACAGCCACATCGAACGCTACAGCCACGTCATGCACCTGGTATCCACGGTGACGGGTCTGCTCGGCAGGGGCTACACGGCCCTGGACGCGGTGACGGCCTGCTTCCCGGCCGGTACGTTGTCGGGTGCCCCGAAGGTGCGTGCCATGGAATTGATCGAAGAGGTGGAGAAGACCCGACGCGGTCTCTACGGCGGTGTGGTCGGCTACCTTGACTTCGCCGGTAATGCTGATTTTGCGATCGCCATCCGCACCGCGCTGATCCGCAACGGCACCGCCTACGTCCAGGCCGGCGGAGGTGTGGTGGCCGATTCCAACGGACATTACGAATACAACGAAGCGCGCAACAAGGCACGTGCAGTGCTGAGCGCGATTGCGGCCGCCGAGACCTTGGCCAGTCCGGACGCGGGCCGCAGTGCCTGA
- a CDS encoding serine/threonine-protein kinase: MPRSADQSGGHLQEGELFAGYTIVRWLGAGGMGEVYLAQHPRLPRRDALKILPRELTADLEFRQRINREADLAASLYNEHIVGIHDRGEFQGQLWISMDYVDGTDAARLLSTQHPSGMPYGDVIEIIFAVADALDYAHSRGLLHRDVKPANILLGETNHRRRILLADFGIAREVGEISGLTATNMLMGTTAYCAPEQLQGAHLDGRADQYALGCTAFHLLTGCAPFQHTNPAVVITQHLSAPPPRVSGWRPDLASLDVVIARALAKNPGERFSTCTEFAAALAGQPTAGPVLTENPTAFINSGAPPAPPTSRKARSTRVAPATLIATLVAVALVVVAAVLGIQLLRNEFGTPRGPSPAAAAPSASASTTSTTALRLSSYLTDESDVLSPPEHAIVDRALSKLYDDRGIRLWVVYVKDFGGLNPARWAENTMRASGFAESDAILAVATDGPAFSFRVPAAVTAGRIIDIELIRRERIQPAVFQHEWTRAALAATNGLDVAIR, from the coding sequence ATGCCGAGAAGCGCCGACCAGAGCGGAGGGCACCTCCAGGAAGGCGAGCTGTTCGCCGGGTACACCATTGTGCGGTGGCTGGGTGCCGGCGGAATGGGCGAGGTGTACCTGGCGCAACATCCCCGGCTGCCCCGACGAGACGCACTCAAGATCCTGCCCCGCGAACTCACCGCGGACCTGGAGTTTCGCCAGCGGATCAACCGTGAGGCCGACCTGGCCGCGAGCCTGTACAACGAGCACATTGTCGGCATTCATGACCGCGGCGAATTTCAGGGACAACTCTGGATCTCCATGGACTATGTCGACGGCACTGACGCCGCCCGACTGCTGAGCACCCAGCACCCGTCCGGAATGCCGTACGGGGACGTCATCGAGATCATTTTCGCGGTTGCCGACGCGCTCGATTACGCCCATTCGCGCGGGCTACTGCATCGTGACGTCAAACCCGCCAACATTCTGTTGGGTGAGACCAACCACCGACGACGAATCCTGCTCGCCGATTTCGGGATCGCTCGCGAGGTCGGCGAGATCAGCGGACTAACCGCAACCAACATGCTGATGGGGACCACCGCGTACTGTGCGCCGGAGCAGTTGCAAGGTGCTCATCTCGACGGACGAGCAGATCAGTACGCACTTGGCTGTACCGCGTTTCACCTACTTACCGGCTGCGCACCATTCCAGCACACCAATCCGGCCGTGGTCATCACCCAGCACCTGTCCGCACCACCGCCTCGGGTCAGTGGGTGGCGGCCTGACTTGGCTTCCCTTGACGTCGTCATCGCCCGGGCATTGGCCAAAAACCCTGGTGAACGCTTTTCCACGTGCACGGAATTCGCGGCCGCACTTGCCGGCCAACCGACCGCCGGCCCGGTTCTCACCGAGAACCCGACGGCGTTCATCAACTCGGGGGCGCCGCCGGCGCCCCCGACGTCCCGCAAGGCGCGCAGCACCCGGGTCGCACCGGCGACCCTGATTGCGACGCTGGTCGCGGTTGCTCTGGTGGTTGTCGCGGCCGTACTCGGCATCCAGCTGCTGCGCAACGAATTCGGTACGCCAAGGGGCCCATCCCCCGCTGCCGCAGCACCCAGCGCCTCTGCTTCCACCACATCGACAACGGCACTTCGTTTGTCCAGCTATCTCACCGACGAGTCGGACGTGTTGAGCCCACCCGAGCATGCCATCGTCGACCGGGCCCTCAGCAAGCTCTACGACGACCGGGGCATCCGCCTCTGGGTGGTCTACGTGAAGGACTTCGGTGGTCTCAACCCGGCCAGGTGGGCCGAAAATACAATGCGCGCCAGCGGCTTTGCAGAAAGCGATGCCATACTCGCGGTCGCTACAGACGGGCCGGCGTTCTCCTTCCGGGTGCCTGCCGCAGTCACGGCCGGACGCATCATCGATATCGAACTCATCCGCCGTGAGCGCATCCAGCCGGCGGTTTTCCAACACGAATGGACTCGCGCGGCATTGGCCGCGACTAATGGGCTTGATGTCGCCATCCGATAG